A single region of the Geovibrio ferrireducens genome encodes:
- a CDS encoding DUF2905 domain-containing protein — protein MGGIGKILIVTGIVLVVAGVIFTVGGKFGLGRLPGDIAFKGKNFSFHFPIVTSIIVSIVLTVILNIFFRR, from the coding sequence ATGGGCGGAATTGGCAAAATTCTGATTGTTACGGGCATTGTCCTTGTTGTAGCCGGGGTGATATTCACTGTGGGCGGGAAGTTCGGCCTCGGCCGCCTGCCCGGTGACATAGCCTTTAAAGGGAAGAACTTCTCCTTTCATTTCCCTATAGTTACCTCCATCATAGTGAGCATTGTCCTCACTGTTATTCTGAATATTTTTTTCAGGAGATAA
- a CDS encoding epoxyqueuosine reductase QueH, whose translation MRILLHQCCAPCSVYPVRELKEGGHDICAYFFNPNIHPLMELYARFEQAVLFNRAQGIEMIADDTYGLTDFARNAAYRENMRCAYCYSSRMEKAAQTAAEKGFDCFSTTLLYSRYQKHELIIEMCEAAAKKYCVPFHYEDWREGWQHGIDESKRLEMYRQKYCGCIYSEEDAFKGRLAKKFAGLKEGL comes from the coding sequence ATGAGAATACTCCTTCATCAGTGCTGCGCCCCCTGTTCAGTTTATCCCGTAAGGGAACTGAAAGAGGGCGGGCACGATATATGCGCATATTTTTTCAACCCGAACATACACCCGCTCATGGAGCTTTACGCCCGCTTTGAGCAGGCTGTCCTGTTCAACAGGGCACAGGGGATTGAAATGATTGCGGATGATACTTACGGCCTGACGGATTTCGCAAGAAACGCCGCCTACCGTGAGAATATGCGTTGCGCATACTGCTATTCATCACGTATGGAGAAAGCGGCGCAGACTGCGGCGGAGAAGGGGTTTGACTGCTTCTCCACCACACTGCTTTACAGCAGATACCAGAAGCATGAACTTATTATCGAAATGTGCGAGGCGGCGGCGAAGAAATACTGTGTGCCGTTTCACTACGAAGACTGGCGTGAAGGCTGGCAGCACGGCATAGACGAATCAAAGCGGCTTGAGATGTACCGCCAGAAATACTGCGGCTGCATATACAGTGAGGAGGATGCCTTCAAAGGGCGGCTGGCTAAGAAATTCGCCGGACTGAAAGAGGGGCTTTAG